The following proteins are co-located in the Styela clava chromosome 15, kaStyClav1.hap1.2, whole genome shotgun sequence genome:
- the LOC120334227 gene encoding uncharacterized protein LOC120334227, producing the protein MDLKENISAHEIALARKLKSYCTPFGDEIKSKLRESTEILYEMGKIYLEKAKITQGMLQKLNFIKCSALLNGVIVRFKILNNVLGTLNAIETLREMNIMLIEASNAKDASFDLYKISKDVSDWLQCLRKTEKTDLAKLSTSNEEALTDDGWQDLQIHHTKIYEIRSMMERNTRNYKEIMHFVSEKCVQILGEAPCKFTVVGLGSLARNEITLYSDFEHVIILQEGIQYSSDYHNVQEYFRWFAVIFQVIIIGIGETFIRSVGVKSINDLYSEDKSKNWYYDVFTPSGVSFDGRVPHSCNTPLGRQEPTEKYTHVVELIQPVMVMVTFLLSESHLKNGYYLKDLLARTCFVYGDENVYKLFNNVSKWILDAQRLSKEEFSKSLQENINIKLQGKFFVISGTYNYLQDVKQMFYRPLTALLSCVDRLQNFHSTTTWDTISALMKSEIISNGGFNKLRFALAIACELRLKLYSTFGNQRQKLSQSEVVHLVGKQNALHCALNYAKFHSFVRPLIYPDEIGTKVPERLVPFFDQSVLVSFYVLGYWEDAAKVLLKMLEILEQDDHGVKNVNSSEVRYNLASLYSSLYEHRKSSHKERVELLNKVEHQLSYLENDSSIQYDVTLLLSSVYFRRQMYEKVVEIVEKNSIEFKRNLNHQLLYLISMLECRTPEIVLEFCCKGLSETNDNISQMCFEFGRSLAKVKMKKELEKGEFFHLVSKAEENIAKIQEQHIPLLFGMLYYIPSHSRKWDDTLSILNLADRVLESLLISVDPLSINDEVYLMCVLECYTQKFNKEKNNFRKLDYVLKILTAYQEFVSRSAFITLPEKYITTYYITSWAAVAVMPEDVLESYFPEISKVISQTPEDLRNMHTVSIDQARIIFKILFSYEERVRNGKLFELCREMVLVLSHLQKDLCHQLYNEWVTLLRDRVCSKLVESWYERHLCGKLKEGPSYLWKLIVKNNSRKLFLNTKKLSINMIFEMVSITRLIKCLWQSWNNFIKTNSEMMYMYQITQEFNKAAKLFSSGNLEISAALLWRLIHVGKITTTLKFKSLIMFIDSIVLINSSHLLIKF; encoded by the coding sequence CTGCACACCTTTTGGAGATGAAATAAAGTCAAAACTACGTGAATCAactgaaattttatatgaaatggGAAAAATTTACCTTGAAAAAGCTAAAATCACTCAAGGTATGCTTCAAAAGctgaattttataaaatgttcTGCCTTGTTAAATGGTGTGATTGTTCGATTCAAAATACTTAACAACGTTCTTGGAACATTGAACGCAATTGAAACCTTGAGGGAGATGAACATAATGCTGATTGAGGCATCAAATGCTAAAGACGCTTCCTTCGACTTGTACAAGATTTCAAAAGATGTTTCTGATTGGTTGCAATGTTTACGTAAAACAGAAAAAACTGATTTGGCCAAATTATCAACCTCTAATGAAGAAGCTTTAACAGATGATGGTTGGCAAGACTTGCAGATACATCACActaaaatttatgaaattaggTCAATGATGGAGAGAAATACTCGGAATTACAAAGAAATTATGCATTTCGTGTCTGAGAAATGTGTACAAATCCTTGGAGAAGCCCCATGTAAATTCACTGTTGTTGGCTTGGGATCTCTTGCAAGAAATGAAATCACTTTATACTCAGATTTTGAACATGTTATTATACTTCAAGAGGGGATTCAATATTCTTCCGATTATCACAACGTTCAAGAATACTTTCGTTGGTTTGCTGTTATATTTCAGGTTATTATAATTGGAATCGGTGAAACTTTCATACGAAGTGTTGGAGTAAAAAGCATTAATGACTTATACTCAGAAGACAAGTCGAAAAATTGGTATTATGATGTATTTACTCCAAGTGGTGTTTCGTTCGATGGTAGAGTACCTCATTCATGTAACACTCCTTTAGGAAGACAAGAGCCAACTGAAAAATATACCCATGTCGTAGAGCTTATACAACCTGTAATGGTAATGGTTACATTTTTACTATCTGAATCACATTTGAAAAATGGGTATTATTTGAAAGATTTATTAGCGCGTACATGCTTCGTATATGGAGATGaaaatgtttacaaactttttaACAATGTTTCTAAATGGATCTTGGATGCACAACGATTATCTAAAGAGGAATTCTCTAAAAGTCTTcaagaaaatattaatattaaacttCAAGGGAAGTTTTTTGTGATATCTGGAACGTATAATTATTTACAGGATGTAAAACAAATGTTTTATCGGCCTTTAACTGCATTGTTGTCTTGTGTTGACAGACTACAAAATTTTCATTCTACTACGACATGGGACACCATTAGTGCGTTGATGAAGTCTGAAATAATCTCAAATGGGGGCTTCAATAAACTCCGTTTTGCTCTTGCAATTGCTTGTGAACTCAGGCTTAAACTATACTCTACTTTTGGAAACCAGCGACAGAAATTGAGCCAGTCCGAGGTTGTTCATTTAGTTGGGAAGCAAAACGCACTTCATTGTGCGCTGAATTATGCTAAATTCCATAGTTTTGTCAGACCGTTAATATATCCTGATGAAATTGGGACAAAAGTACCCGAACGTTTAGTTCCTTTTTTTGACCAATCAGTATTGGTATCTTTTTATGTGCTGGGTTATTGGGAAGACGCTGCAAAAGTTTTGTTGAAAATGTTGGAAATTCTCGAACAAGATGATCATGGAGTTAAAAATGTGAATTCTTCGGAAGTGCGTTACAATTTAGCATCCCTTTATTCAAGTCTTTATGAGCACAGGAAATCATCACACAAAGAAAGAGTAGAACTGTTGAATAAAGTTGAACATCAGTTATCTTACTTGGAAAATGATTCCTCTATACAATATGACGTTACTCTGTTGCTTAGCAGTGTCTATTTTCGTCGTCAAATGTATGAAAAAGTGGTGGAAATTGTGGAAAAAAATTCTATTGAGTTTAAAAGAAACCTCAACCATCAACTTCTTTATTTGATTTCTATGTTGGAATGTCGCACTCCAGAAATTGTACTCGAGTTTTGTTGTAAAGGCTTGTCCGAAACAAATGATAATATTTCTCAAATGTGTTTCGAATTTGGCCGATCATTAGCTAAagttaaaatgaaaaaagagtTGGAAAAGggtgaattttttcatttggtTTCAAAAGCTGAGGAGAATATTGCCAAAATTCAAGAACAACATATTCCTTTACTTTTTGGAATGCTGTATTATATTCCAAGCCATAGTAGAAAATGGGATGATACACTTTCAATTTTGAATCTTGCAGATAGAGTTCTTGAATCTCTGCTTATTTCGGTGGATCCTTTATCGATAAATGATGAAGTTTATCTCATGTGTGTTTTGGAATGTTATACGCAAAAGTtcaacaaagagaaaaataattttagaaaaCTCGATTACGTTTTAAAGATACTAACAGCTTATCAAGAATTTGTCTCTCGTTCTGCATTTATTACTTTGCCCGAGAAATATATTACAACATACTATATAACTTCATGGGCTGCGGTTGCAGTTATGCCTGAAGATGTCCTCGAGTCATACTTTCCTGAAATTTCAAAAGTTATATCACAGACTCCTGAGGACTTACGTAATATGCATACAGTTTCCATTGATCAAGCaaggattattttcaaaattttattcagcTATGAGGAACGAGTAAGAAATGGGAAACTTTTTGAATTATGTCGTGAAATGGTTTTGGTGTTATCACATTTACAAAAGGACCTATGTCATCAGTTGTATAACGAATGGGTGACATTACTTCGAGATCGTGTCTGTTCGAAATTAGTTGAATCATGGTATGAAAGACATCTTTGTGGAAAATTAAAGGAAGGTCcttcatatttatggaaattaaTTGTAAAAAACAATTCgagaaaattgtttttaaatactaAAAAACTTTCTATCAATATGATTTTCGAAATGGTTTCAATCACTCGATTAATTAAATGCCTTTGGCAAAGTTGgaacaattttataaaaacaaattcagAGATGATGTATATGTATCAAATTACCCAAGAATTCAACAAAGCAGCAAAGTTATTTTCTTCTGGTAATCTTGAAATATCAGCAGCTTTGTTATGGAGACTAATCCATGTTGGAAAAATTACAACTACGCTAAAATTTAAGTCATTGATAATGTTTATCGATAGCATTGTATTAATCAATAGCTCCCATCTTttgatcaaattttaa